The DNA sequence TGGTGTATCGTTTCGACTATTATACACAATATTCGATCTGTTTAGTCTCGtaatattgtgtgtaatgaATGCATTTGACAAAACAATACCACAAAAAAGATATTAAGAATGCATttctttgaaatacataataGAACAATGCATGCTATGAATATGACGGATTTTACAATAGTGATTGTCTATCGGAAATCGCATTGTATGGAAATCCCTTCAAACACCCAATGGGAGTTTTGAGTGGTCAATGTGAGAACATAAATACCTGAACTTACATGTTCTGTGCACTGGATGACAGGCCTCCATCGCCCACAAATATGTATAGATATCCGTCCTTACCAAATAATAGCTACAATATACATTAGATATAGCATACAGGTATTGTGCAAACCTCATTGAAACGGAAACTAATGTACCGAGAACATTTTAAGATCATTACCTGCCAAAAATAAAGAtcagttttaaaagttttacacTTTTGTCTGCTAGAAATACggtgaaaataaaatttcgaaAAAGGTCATAAAACCTTCTGCTTCTTTACATCaatgtaaattaattttgtaaaatattattaGATTTATAGCAGTCGTACCTGTCCGCCATTTCTTTTATCGTTGTGTTGCCGTATTACCATCAAAAATTGTTCCTTTGATTTATCAACCCGTCCAGAAATTTCTTGAAGCCCAGTGACGAAAGCTAACAGTTCGCCTTTGAATTTCCGAATggagtatatatatagtttaccATTTTCGGAAAATCTCGGATGCAGCGCCATACTCAAGAGCCCACGTTCGTCGACGTTGTTTTCGTCATATTCTACTAATGACgtcaaattcaaaaatagttTCTTATTTCCGAAAGTAGAGGTATACGAATAAATTGTTCCCTGTTGTTCCATTACAAATAATCTTCCAGCGCCTCCTTCCTCTTCTATTAGGGTAAGCGCTTTCTTTGTATATAAGTAGTGCTGCAAGCACACACAAGGCCTTGCAACATTGGACCCCAATATCAAAGAACATGTGACGTTACTTAGCGTGGAAATGTACAGCCAAATGAGAAGATTCCACGAAAACATTGTAGCTCAGTCAACGATCAATACAGTTGCTTCTGTGTCGTCAAGTGCgacaaattaaaatattaattgaATACCGCTTATCCTTATCACGAATAATGAGCTAATATGAAAACAGATCAGTAATTCCCATGGGCATTACCTGACTTATCTGAGCGGGTAGCTACCCTCGCGGATGATTACACAAGGAAGCCCGTGAATTAGTAGTCCAGCTGTCACTGATGAAATATCAATGTGCATTGTCGGTTTTCGGTTATTGATCTATCATAGAAACAGGTTTAAAATGGTATTAATGCATATCACTCCGATATTGAGAACTATCTAGCTGAAACACGTGTTCTCAAGTACTCTACTTCGTCGACACACTGTACTACGACACAGGTGTGACAGTCGTGAGAAAACGCACGGCTGACGCCCGTGTATTTATGTTATCACTGTTTTGATGTGCGGatctttatgtacatgtacggtGATTTAGAGAAACTTTGAAGCTTGTTATGAGGGGACAGGTGTTATTTAAACGCAATACTTTTATTCACCCCTGACATATATATCACATGTAAAATGTAGCTTTCAGTTCTTGGGACTGAAATGAACTCAAAGAATAATTTATTTCACTTATAACGATGAAGCCTAATGTGTCGGTATATTTTACTCATTGCGAATATTACATCTACTATAACTACTAGTATTTTCAGATGTTTGCAAGATACATGAATTCGTCTGCCAAGCATCGCATAGGTTTGAATTACTCGGGTGAACTCCGgtatatgtataattttcaaaaccgattgtgattacatgtacttgtacttGACCTTGAAACATTCTCTATGTAATATGTGGTCATTATGATAGTagaatctttttttcttttttttttttgtaaacagGCTAGTTTATAGGAATTGTCCACTATTGTAAATCTTTTGTAATGACTGGCATTGTCAGAATGCTCTCTCTTTGACGCTATAAAACCATGCACGTGCTCAGGTGAGAATGAATAACAAGCTGTATATAGATAAAGAATTACTTTTCTTAGGCATGAGATGCGACCAAAAAATCAATGTCAATGAATAATATAAAACATCGATACAATATCTGCACTTTTTTTGTAAAATGAGGCTGTTTTGATATTCATCATGCAGTTCAATGAAGCTTTATTTTAAATACACATGTTGTCTTTTTATAGTTAGATCTACATGAAGATTGAATTCCTTCACATTACAGTTTCACGCTTTTCTGCaagttttgaaatttctttACCACATAAGTAAGAATCTTTGATATCTAGATTTTCAATCAGATAGTAAAGAAGGTTCCCAGGTTAAGAAAGCATATGACTCGTTGGATAGATTGCATGACGATGGAATCTGGTATTCTAAATGtcttttgtgtttattttttatacaaaGCTGGAATTGAACCCCTCTTATGTGAGGACAAGTTTTATTCAGCTCATTTATACAGTTTACCTGGTACATAGAATATATGTTCTGCTTCTGGAATTGTTTACAGTCCGATTGCATAATGCCAGTTATATGATACACGTATTGTACAGAGAATGACGAGAGATTTATACTGTAAGAGACCCgtatttctgatatttttgtgcGTTTGAGAAGGTCTTTAGATAAATAGTTAATGCAATATGTATACACAACAAAAGGTGAGATCCCAATATGTTTAAAGAGAAAACTGTTCATATTGTAGAAAGATACAATGCCATCGTTGAATATTGCCATTGATTATATTGTTTTTTGACTGTGTTGGTTCAgatattgttttatattgtgtACATACTATATAAACACTACGTCCAGCTGTATGTTGTTTTCCATGAATGAAATGCATCTACAGTTAACAATCATTGACTATTAATTAGTGTAATTATATGTGTGCTAATTAGTATGATTATATGTGTGAATTGTTCCATCTACATTTCGCAATCATTAGTATGATTATATGTGTGATAATTAGTATGATTATATGTGTGGAATTTGCATAAACTGCTCGATCTCTCATTTGTTAATCAAAACATACACGTTTATCTGAAGTACAAACGGACATGGAGGCTGTCATAGTATGACATCAACAGTGAAATTGGCGCATTAATTCAAAGTTAGGCAAATTGAACATACATCTACCGAGTATTGCTGTTGCTTTTTTCATTTAGGATATCATAAGATTCAGTTATGTTTCAATCCTAGTTTGTTGTTATCATAACATTCCAATTTTAGTGTTACTTAATTTGGAACCACTATCGTTTCAGTAACAGCGTGACACTTTGCTGGATCGAGCGTGCAAATCTTCTcatagatttcaatgaaacagGTTTAACTTTTGTTCTCAGTGACCAATCACATTGAAATTATTACCTGTATACATCCTGGTGGAATAGATGTGTGACTCTGTCTTCAGGTAGATTCAGCCTCCAGAGGTGTGCCGACTGGAATGATCAAGTCCCAGTCCGAAACTACTTGGTTATCCATCACTGCTACCCTCTCAGTTGCTGGTATTCCATTTGTATGACCTCCTACTCCACAACCAGATGGATGCTGTCTCTGCTTCTCTACACAAACATCCTATCAGTCGTCCTTTCTCTGCTCCCGCTATACCGATAGCTCTCTTTGCTATCCCCATTGTCTCTGTATCCCACTTCTACTGAGAAGAACCAGACCTTCCATCCATTCTGTTGACATAGAACAAGATCACAGTCAGCTCCAAAAGCATTGTCTACTTTGTTACCGCTGATCAGATTACTATGTTGGGACTCTTGTTTGCAGCTGCTATCTCAGGTTGAAATTCCATCCTTTGTTTCAGGTCTACCCACATCTGAAAATTTGTTGGTGTTCCTAACAGACCACTACCTTCAACACCAgttttctgggggggggggtgtctctCACCTTCATTAACGACGTTTACAAATTTTAAGCTTCTCTGTTCCTTTTCGGCTTTCCTACTTTTCTCCTCAATGTATCGGCCATCACAGCTCGTACTGTCTCGTGTCTCCATGTGTACCTTCCACCTTTCAACGCCTCTGGATATGCACATAGTATATGATCTAAAATGGCTGGTATGGTTCCATCTTCTAAATATCGTTCCATCCTAACTTCACCTGTCGTGTACCTTCCCAGTTCATCCAGCTGCCCTGTTTCTTCATCATCCTTTCACCGTTCTATTGTCTTACTCCATAGttcgtcccgtggggatccgggttagaatagatcctcagtaccccttgcttgtcgtagaaggcgactaattggggcggtccttcggacgagaccgcaaaaaccgaggtaccgtgtcacagcaggtgtggcacgataaagatccctcactgctcaaaggccataagcgccgatcataggcctaaattttgcagcccttcaccggcagtgttgacgtctccatacgagtgaaatattctcgagagggacgttaaacaatatttaatcaatcaatcctccATACTTCGCACCTCGTTCTAATCCAGTTTCTCTTTCCCTTCAACTGATGCAGTTCTCCATTTCGCTATTGGTGTGACATCGTAAACACATCGTTGTTTggattcaaatacatgtagttcaatcACAATCACATCCTAAACTGGGGGAGATTCTGGCCTTTTTTAATCCAATtctaattatacatgtatctggttTGGTACGCAAGTAATCGTATAGCTTAACGATCCATTTTGCGGTTTCATTCGGGTAAGTGACAAGTTGGCCTTCACCTCGTCGATTTCTGCTGTTCCGTTCTTCAGCTGTTCGCAAATCCGAGCCGCATGCTAGTTTTCAAATTCACTTTTCAAAAACGATTTGGCGCTTTTGTTTACACACAGGCCCATCTTTTGCAAAATATTTGTGCAATACAGTGACACCGTGATGTAAATAAGACAATTTCCAGACAGTTTTGCTGTAAATTCATCGACAAACTGACCACAAAAACAATCGATTATCAGCAGGTCACGCTGAACGAGTGGCAAATCATAATAACCTTTCACACTTTTTACATAGGAGATGATTATTCTATCAATATATAAGCTAAAACTAcgagacatacatgtatctttcctTCGACATTCAGCAGTGATATGGTCCTGAACTATTTGAGTACTACTGATTTCTCGTATTTGGGAATGAAACAATTTTCTGCTGTATACCAACTGTCTGCCAGTCACCCCCTCCTCCAAATAACTTTTATCAGCTTCAATAGACGTCTTGACAACCTCTGACAGTTCTTGTATACTTTATATGGCACTCCGTTTGGTCCCGGTGCTGATGCAGCTCTCGTTTTCTTGATTACATCTACTACTTTCTTAAGTTTATGTGGTGTTTCATCGGAAGGCTGATTTGGCTCTTCATGGTTTATTAACTGTTCCAACTCACCTAGATCTTCTTACCTGTTCAGATCAATGTGTATTTTCCTTTCGACATCATCGTTATTAGCTTTCAGCTCTCATGACCCTAACAACCTTGATGACAACTTCCTAACAACCTTGATGTAAGCTAAAGCGGATATCATGAACATCATGCTCTTgctctatgaaaggtgaagataacgaacagtgatcaatcttataactcctataagcaaaacaaaaatagatcattgggcaaacacggaaccctagccacaccagatgtgggatcaggtgcctaggaggagtaagcatcccctatcgactggtcacacccgccgtgaaccctatatcctgatccggtaaacggagttatccgtagtcaaaaccagtgtaccaagaacggaataacaatcggtatgaaatacgtcagacagcatatgacccaatgataggttgtattgacgaacaagatcgttataacgaccatagaatttgcgaaatactgacttcaaatggagattgttgaaacccctgtagcatcaacttgtttgtcagtagctttttcgatttaaaaactgattatacgcagaacaagctcttgcgtatcgaatcagttgagaaatataaacatcatatgcaggtgataatagaatattgctacataaatatatatttgtcatatagttgaattgacagtttgccgttaatatctactttcaataaatatctaagtataaagcagaagtgcaCGACTCTGTGTCTTTTGTTTCGAactcacaggaatatatcgaatcgacatatgaatgaaagttattgttgttaatagacaaaacgttgtcgatatatctaaatgtcgaattgaaggccacatcaagagatttttcttctcaagtagaagttttggaataaattctgctttatatgaatataaaaacagttcagctaacaaaggaacacaattcgtatccatgggaattccaacagactgttggaagacctgatcaccaaagaccacgaatatattgttaatgaggaactctagcatattttttatttcaacttcagagtacttgtgcgtggaatcatagtggtgtttaacaaagtaagttttgggatgactgatcactagatatgaatatttcgttTTTCCAtctttgttgaagaagcaactgtctatgatgtcaataCGAAATTGTTCATTCATGTTCAAGACCcatattgtaaataattgatGTCATGGCTCCTACCTTTCTATCAACACTGCCAACCAAGGTTCAAAgatatgctaataattttagcggaataaagTTTGGCGGACAAGAAAGATTTATCTTTTTTGTCAGTACTGAAGTCACAATTAGGTGCATATTTAGCGAGTGAAATTCTTGTGGAAAGCTGTCTAACTGcgaaaataagccaaatttatcaccctCGGAAAAAACCCGCTATGCGGTATTCAAAGTTGCATCAACATCTATATCAAACAGTTCCTAATAATTTGTGTGTGTACTGAATGACCATTTTATATTCTTCCTCCTTGCATCCCTCCTTTGTTCTCTATGCTTTCTGTTCCTTGTTGGTTCCTTTTCTCTTCTCCAGTCTCCTGTGGTTGATGGTTGTTGCTCTCTGCTTCGTGCGTTTCCATCATGGGTTGAATCCATCTTATTGTCTAACATATGGACGCCGTGGTTAATGTGGTTTGCATCCTGAACCACATCCTCCTCCGTCTCACCAGGTTGCCTTGTGCGTTCTGTTAATCGTTTATTTGGTTTGCGTCCCATTTTCGCCATATATATCTTGGGACCCCGTTGATTCTTGCATACTTTCCCACAGTTGCATACATTTCCGTTGTTCAATATCGTAGTCGTTGTCCGTTGCTCTGTTGTTTCCTGGTTATCGTTCTCTGTAGGTCGCTCACCCTCCCCCGCTCTCGCGGGACCTCGAGGATGTCTCAGTATATATATGTCCATAGCAAGATGAAATGGGCCCCTCCCCACGGAATATCTGCTTCGGTCTGACGAGCCTTCATACTCTTGATCTAAGTCTCTCCTGCCTATCCAATTTGTCAATGAACAATTCTCAGTTGTCATCCAGACTTTTCTGGCTGTCACTGGTTTCCTAAATGAAATTACCTTTGTACATCCTGGTGGAATAGATGCATGGCTCCGTCTTCAGATGGATTCTTCTTTCTCGGTTGTTTCGGTGTTGTCCACTACAGCCTCCAGAGGTGCGTCGACTGGGATGATCAGCTCCCAGTCCATAAACACTTGACTCTCCATCCCTGCTACCCTCTTAGTTGCTGGTATTCAACTTGTATGACCTCCTACCCCACAACCACATGGATGCTGTGTCGGCCTCTCTTCACAAACATCATATCAGATGTCTTTCTCTGCTCCCGCTATACCGATAGTTCTGTGTGCTCTCCCCATTGATTGCCTAACAAACCCTCTGCATCCCATTTCTACTGCGAAGAACCAGACCTTCCATCCATTCTGTTGACAGTCCTTCACAAAATCTTGGTACTTCCAACTTTTACGCTCGTATGGGTCTTCCTTTCTGTTTTCCCACGGCACAGTCAGCTCCGAAAGAATTGTTTGCTTTGTAACGGTCGACCAGATTACTgctgtggaatcatcattgttcgtggggaaTTGATGTTCGTGGATCACTCTTGTgcacgaatttacgtgtcctcgaacatttttaaaccaagtagagttatctctcacAGTTACATCGTATCGCTTATCCACGAAATGACGTCCCCCctaaccagcaaaattttgtttacccacgaacattgggTCCCACTAATTAACTCTTGATCGTAGCTGTTATATCAGGTGGAAATTCCATATAATCCACGGCAGGAAATCAACTCTGGAACCAAGCAATTAATTTTCCCAAGGACAATAAGGAGATGAGAATGCATTGCCTCGAATTGTGCAATCAAACCCCTCCTCAtcctcattttgttttaaaacatttaaatgctCGTAGAATGAAAACTCCATATTAGTTTTCACTTAGGAACCAGAATAGGACAAACTCTCCATTGCAAATTAAAGTAAAAATGTAGAGTTCTTTATCTTCACGTCTCAGAGAAAATTATGCATTGTTGACCTCTTTATATTAGTGGCGAATTTGAAAATACTctatttcaatacatgtaataaagagGTCAGTATCTTCTACTCTATGCAATATAATGATTAATGCTAATTTCACGTGTTAATGTGCCTAGTGAGCCTGCTACGGCTGCTGAATCTCTTGGTTAGGCCTACTTTCCTGTAGTAACGACACCACAGCATGCAAAAGTTTTGCAGCTTCTGATATGCTGGTGTTTTGAGAGTTTGACATGATTGCCAATATTACCGGAAttacgtttcaaaatatgtgcATTTATAATGATTACGTAGATAGACTCGCGCGCCATCTAGCGTTAATTCAGATAATGCATATCATTTTACACACCATCTAGCATCAATTCAGTTAACGACTGTTGGTTTTGCATCGGAGtttgttaattttattttaagctGGTTTGTTTTCTATTTCAGTTTGTTTTAGAAAATCAATTGCTCGTTTGCATCAATGTCTTGTTTACCCTTTCGGCCGTCcatatataacaaaagaaattaattcaGATGCAATTTACACAAATCTTCAATTTATTACTTACAGATGGGTGGGTACACCTGTAAtttatattaattctatacTTTGTAATGTGTTACATTTTTACGCTTTGAAATGTACTGGAAGTTTAAAATGAGAATACAATAATTGTCTAGCTTAATATTAGTATAAAGGGTATGGGAGGTGATAAATGATCTTGCTTTTGTTTATTCGCATGCAGTGTCAGTTGTAAGAAACCAAAATGTAAGACTATCAGTATAGATcccttgattaaaaaaaacactcTGGATCCGCGCATGCCTGAGAGTTATATAATCAGTTAAATATTTGTCTGGAGAATCGCAGTTAAACTATATGACAAATGggataaatatttcttttattgtatTCTTTGCACAAGAAAACCCGAGAAAGTGGATAGAGCAGCACCGCCACTGATTGAAATATCTCCAACAACATAGTTGATCAACACGGAAATTACGTCACCTTGAGCCAATTCTGTCGTCACAGAAGAAGTCCTTCGTAGCCAGGAAAGATGACTCTCGCTGTCAAGAATGGTTATGGAAATTGGAGAACCATTCCTCAAAATTTTTGAGTGCAGAGAATGACTGCTTTGGGGATGACCATTAGAGGAAAGTTCCAAAGAAAAATAGTAAATTCCGGGAACTGGGCAAATAAATATGCCTGTCTTGTCATTATAGGCATTCCCTGAATTGAATCGCGCCATGTCAAATACGATGTTTGAACCCGGTGTTGGATTCACAAGGTCCGCTGATAACTCTGCGTTGAATGCTATCGGTGGCTGGTTGCTAACTGAAAAAATAGACTTGTAAACTTTATAATCCATTATTGTAATTAACATTCCAAATAAAGCACACAAAGTTCTCTAATAAAAGTTAATTTACAggataatttgtttttgaagGAACGGTTGCTCACCCATTTCCAGAGCATTCAGCCGCTGTTGTAGGAGATGGACTTGGTGTTGGAGCGATGCCACACACTGGTCACATCCTTCATTTTGCAATAAAATCCCTTCTAATGGTATTGTCAATGTTGCCAGAATGAAAGCTAATttcaacattgtaaatattgtacaaaTCCCGTTCTGTTCTTATCGGTAGATAAAGAATTTTTGTCACTACGGTCAACACATGGGATAGATTGATTACAAAGATAAAAATCTCTAACTTGAAAAAGTTATAGAAAAGGTAGAATGTATTCACTTCACTATACTTATAACATTACATTAATGTTTTTTCATCAGAATTGCTAACGGTATTGTAGATTTAAGGGCCATATGGACCGTGTTTATCGGCCTGGATAACTCAATGGTTAGATCACATGACTAGTAAAGCAGGGGTTTCGAGTCCGATTCATTGTCTAGTCCATAAGTTTCTCCTTTCCACATTTGGTGCTGGTGATCGATCCTGTATGTGCTGACTGCCTGCAAGGGCGAAAGAATTTGGGTTGTGTCTTTGAGGGTGAAGACAATTTAAGAAGGGAGGCGAGTAGTATCTAGAACTATATGGACCGTTGATATCGGTttgttggattgattgattgtttttacgtcctgtcgagaatttttcactcatatagagacgtcactagcgGTAGGTGAAATACCTCAAATccagacctatgcttagcgctccgGGTCTTTttagggttctttatcgtgtcaacacCAAGCGCAACACGGGACCTaccttttttaaggtcatatcagaAAGAACCGTAAGTTTCGCTTTCAAATGCCGAGCTTTTGGCGAACGAGCAATACCGTTTTAGGTTTTAGCGGGCCTGGAACTCACGACCTCGCGGTTAcgattgattggttgtttaaCGTCACgcacgagaatttttcactcatatggagacgccaccattgccggtgaagggctgcagtcCTATGCTctgcacttacggcctttgtgCAGGatgggatctttatcgtgccacacctgctgtgacatgtgGTCtcgttttttggttttttttatgtctcATCTCatccccatttaatcgccttttacgacaagcaaggggtactgaataCATATTCTTGCCCGGATCCACACGGGACCCCGGTTACGAAACGAACGCTCTACAtgtaccactgagctaccgcgatcgACCTggttagctcagtggttaaaccACCTAGCTAGTAATGCAGGGCTCCCGGATTCGATTCTAGATCCAACCCATAATTTTCCCCTTTCCTACGCTACAATATAATAAATACCTGTCCAGATTCAGTTTTACTTTTCTTCGCTCTCGacatttttgaaatgttttcgTCACTTGCCACGTGAGTAGATTGAAATTTACATATGCATGACTGTCAGTGAATGTTACCAATTTTGGCACGGTTAACTCTGAAGAGACAAGTGATCAAAAACGTttaatctaatcaaaatcagacctCAGACCCAGctagtgtaacggttagaggaGATCTGATTTTCATTAGATTGCTCTTGCTCAAACAAAGTACTGTAATACTGAATCCGACCGGTGTAGTATTGTGTGCATGTTTGAATTCAATAGATTTTTTACATGGACCCCATGGTTCGCGCAGAAAATATATAAGCGAGGTTTTACCGGACGCTATGGGGAAAAGGTCAGCTTGCGCACGTATAAGTTACCACTTCACCGGAACCATTCGATGTTCCGATTGCACCGGAGGTTGGTCGCGCGGACTTTCCTTCGGAAGCACATCAACGTCCACATACACGAGGGTGTAGGgggattacatacatgtatgtttatcgGATTCGACAGTGTTTATTCGCAATTGTTAAGagaattaataataattacaaatGTCCTGTATGTTTTGTGAACAACAATTTATAGTTATGTTCATAAAAACGATTACCGTTATGGAGtctaatttattcatttatacatAGTTACATGCACATGACAACATATTCATCTCAGCAACGCTCAACAAAGGAAGTCATATATTGTTGTTCATAACTTTAAATGGACATCATAATTTCTAAAGTTGTACTGTTGTTTATATCCTGAAATGGACATCATTTGTAAACTGAGCTTTAACTTGAAAAACAACAGTCAAGTTTGTAAGCATCAATGCTTTGTTGCTAGATTTACATAAT is a window from the Ostrea edulis chromosome 5, xbOstEdul1.1, whole genome shotgun sequence genome containing:
- the LOC125649872 gene encoding complement C1q subcomponent subunit A-like, whose protein sequence is MLKLAFILATLTIPLEGILLQNEGCDQCVASLQHQVHLLQQRLNALEMVSNQPPIAFNAELSADLVNPTPGSNIVFDMARFNSGNAYNDKTGIFICPVPGIYYFSLELSSNGHPQSSHSLHSKILRNGSPISITILDSESHLSWLRRTSSVTTELAQGDVISVLINYVVGDISISGGAALSTFSGFLVQRIQ